Proteins encoded in a region of the Streptomyces liliiviolaceus genome:
- a CDS encoding helical backbone metal receptor, with protein sequence MPSLTEAVAVSAPGTLVGATDWCSHPAGLDVVRVGGTKNPDVERIVALAPDLVIANEEENREPDLTALRQAGIEVLVTEVRDLPGAFRELERVTAACGVRGRPRWLDEAEAAWLDPPCPPVRLRAAVPIWRRPWMVVGRDTFAGDLLARLGVDNAYADHAERYPRVPADALRAARLDLIVLPDEPYRFTRDDGPEEFPGVPCALVDGRHLTWYGPSLAQAPGALAGALRAAVR encoded by the coding sequence GTGCCCTCCCTCACCGAGGCGGTCGCCGTGTCCGCCCCGGGCACCCTCGTCGGCGCGACCGACTGGTGCAGCCACCCCGCCGGGCTCGACGTCGTACGCGTCGGCGGCACCAAGAACCCGGACGTCGAGCGGATCGTCGCGCTCGCCCCGGACCTGGTGATCGCCAACGAGGAGGAGAACCGCGAGCCCGACCTGACGGCGCTGCGGCAGGCGGGCATCGAGGTCCTCGTCACCGAGGTACGGGATCTGCCGGGGGCCTTCCGTGAACTGGAGCGGGTGACAGCGGCGTGCGGTGTACGCGGGCGACCGCGCTGGCTGGACGAGGCCGAGGCGGCGTGGCTCGACCCGCCCTGTCCGCCGGTCCGGCTGCGCGCGGCCGTGCCGATCTGGCGGCGCCCCTGGATGGTCGTCGGCCGGGACACCTTCGCCGGGGACCTGCTGGCGCGCCTAGGCGTCGACAACGCGTACGCCGACCACGCCGAGCGCTATCCGCGTGTCCCCGCCGACGCACTGCGCGCCGCCCGTCTCGACCTGATCGTGTTGCCCGACGAGCCGTACCGCTTCACCCGGGACGACGGCCCCGAGGAGTTCCCCGGGGTGCCCTGCGCGCTCGTCGACGGACGCCATCTCACGTGGTACGGGCCGTCGTTGGCGCAGGCCCCGGGAGCGCTGGCCGGGGCGCTGCGAGCAGCCGTCCGCTGA
- a CDS encoding helix-turn-helix domain-containing protein: MDENKESLRVGAAVRRRRRALELTLAVVAERSGLSVPFLSQVENERARPSTRSLERVADALGTTRVELLAAADPARSVDVVRADDSEFTHEPRVRPLVRGHHQLHAMEFSGDQDAGREFQHRNDELMYVAEGVVEVEAEGRAYRLGKGDTLYLTGGVRHRWRATEEDTRVLVVAVADHIEAVDDLSR; this comes from the coding sequence ATGGACGAGAACAAGGAATCCCTTCGAGTGGGCGCGGCCGTCAGGCGGCGGCGCCGGGCGCTGGAGCTGACCCTCGCCGTCGTCGCCGAGCGCAGTGGCCTGTCGGTGCCGTTCCTCAGCCAGGTCGAGAACGAGCGGGCCCGGCCCAGTACGCGCTCCCTGGAACGCGTGGCCGACGCCCTCGGCACGACCCGCGTGGAACTGCTGGCGGCAGCCGACCCGGCGCGCAGTGTCGACGTGGTGCGCGCCGACGACTCCGAGTTCACCCATGAGCCCCGTGTGCGCCCCCTGGTGCGCGGTCACCACCAGTTGCACGCCATGGAGTTCTCCGGCGACCAGGACGCCGGCCGCGAGTTCCAGCACCGCAACGACGAGTTGATGTACGTGGCCGAAGGCGTCGTCGAGGTCGAGGCGGAGGGCCGCGCCTACCGCCTCGGCAAGGGCGACACCCTGTATCTGACCGGCGGGGTGCGCCATCGCTGGCGGGCCACCGAGGAGGACACCCGCGTCCTGGTCGTCGCGGTCGCGGACCACATCGAGGCGGTCGACGATCTCAGCCGTTGA
- a CDS encoding ABC transporter permease/substrate binding protein, producing MPRVPFGDWVNDAVDWLLNHMAWLFDFFKTVFLGAYDGINAVLQAPEPLLLAGIFAVIAFWLRGTSAGLLTFVGFAFIDSLELWENAMVTLSLVLVATIIALVISVPVGIWAARSDRVSAIVRPVLDFMQTLPAMIYLIPAILFFGTGAPAGIVATLIFALAPGVRMTELGIRQVDKELVEAADAFGTTPGNVLLRVQLPLALPTVMAGVNQVIMLGLSMAAIAGMVGTGGLGGDVNEAIGQLNVGLGSEAGVAIVILAIYLDRMTSALGTQVSPLGRRAAAKLRAAQGLKIWTYRPQPTVAVIGVVVLALVAGGMGMFGSDDTQTAASDSKNVGQGKKITIGYIPWDEGVASTFLWKEILEQRGYKVDVKQFDAGPLYTSLAQGDIDFQTDSWLPVTHAEYWKKYGKQLDDMGSWFGPTSLELSVPAYMDDVETLEDLKGKAGEFDGKITGIESSAGMMGLLKTKVLKEYGLDKEYKVVDSSTPAMLAELKRAYAKKEPFVGTLWSPHWAYSEYKLKKLKDTKNAWGKGDGVHTLSRKGFAKDDPIVGKWLKNFKMTEDQLTSLEAEINKAGKGAQQDAVRTWLKSNSKVVDELAPVASSSSSTPAEAKKAIDVAWFPWDEDVAVTYLWKNVLARRGYTLNLKQMDVGPVYTGLASGDIDLNFDAWLPYAQSNYWNKHKDNLKDLGTWYEPTSLEIAVPSYVKDVKSLEDLKGKADTFDGRIIGIEPGTGEMNLLKKDVLPGYGLDKEYKVVDGSTPAMLAELKRAYAKKEPVAVTLWSPHWAYSEYKLTKLSDEKKLFGEGNTIRTISNKKFPDEYPQLTKWIKNFKMTEDELGSLEAEIKDRGQGHEEDAVAAWLKEHPDMVERMTP from the coding sequence ATGCCTAGAGTCCCCTTCGGCGACTGGGTCAACGACGCGGTCGACTGGCTGCTGAACCACATGGCGTGGCTCTTCGACTTCTTCAAGACCGTCTTCCTCGGCGCCTACGACGGCATCAACGCCGTCCTCCAGGCCCCCGAACCGCTCCTCCTCGCGGGCATCTTCGCGGTCATCGCGTTCTGGCTGCGCGGCACCTCGGCAGGTCTGCTCACCTTCGTGGGATTCGCGTTCATCGACTCCCTCGAACTGTGGGAGAACGCGATGGTGACCCTGTCGCTCGTCCTGGTGGCGACGATCATCGCGCTCGTCATCTCCGTGCCCGTCGGCATCTGGGCGGCCCGCTCGGACCGGGTCAGCGCCATCGTGCGGCCCGTGCTCGACTTCATGCAGACGCTGCCGGCGATGATCTACCTGATCCCGGCGATCCTGTTCTTCGGCACCGGCGCCCCCGCGGGCATCGTGGCCACCCTGATCTTCGCGCTGGCACCCGGCGTCCGGATGACCGAACTGGGCATCCGGCAGGTCGACAAGGAACTGGTCGAGGCCGCCGACGCGTTCGGCACCACCCCCGGCAACGTCTTGCTGCGCGTCCAGCTGCCGCTGGCCCTGCCCACCGTCATGGCGGGCGTCAACCAGGTCATCATGCTGGGTCTGTCCATGGCCGCCATCGCGGGGATGGTCGGCACCGGCGGCCTCGGCGGTGACGTGAACGAGGCGATCGGCCAGCTGAACGTCGGCCTCGGCTCCGAGGCGGGCGTCGCCATCGTCATCCTCGCCATCTACCTGGACCGGATGACCAGCGCGCTGGGCACCCAGGTCTCGCCGCTCGGCCGCCGCGCCGCCGCCAAGCTGCGCGCCGCGCAGGGCCTGAAGATCTGGACCTACCGCCCGCAGCCCACCGTGGCCGTGATCGGTGTGGTCGTGCTGGCGCTCGTCGCGGGCGGCATGGGCATGTTCGGCTCCGACGACACCCAGACGGCCGCGTCCGACTCGAAGAACGTCGGCCAGGGCAAGAAGATCACCATCGGTTACATCCCCTGGGACGAGGGCGTCGCCTCCACCTTCCTGTGGAAGGAGATCCTGGAGCAGCGCGGCTACAAGGTCGACGTCAAGCAGTTCGACGCGGGCCCCCTCTACACCTCCCTCGCGCAGGGCGACATCGACTTCCAGACCGACTCCTGGCTGCCCGTCACCCACGCGGAGTACTGGAAGAAGTACGGCAAGCAGCTCGACGACATGGGCTCCTGGTTCGGCCCGACGTCCCTGGAGCTGAGCGTGCCCGCCTACATGGACGACGTCGAGACCCTGGAGGACCTCAAGGGCAAGGCCGGCGAGTTCGACGGCAAGATCACCGGCATCGAGTCCAGCGCCGGAATGATGGGCCTGCTCAAGACGAAGGTCCTCAAGGAGTACGGGCTCGACAAGGAGTACAAGGTCGTCGACAGCTCGACGCCCGCGATGCTGGCCGAGCTGAAGCGCGCGTACGCCAAGAAGGAGCCGTTCGTCGGCACGCTCTGGTCGCCGCACTGGGCGTACAGCGAGTACAAGCTGAAGAAGCTCAAGGACACCAAGAACGCCTGGGGCAAGGGCGACGGTGTGCACACGCTGTCCCGCAAGGGGTTCGCGAAGGACGACCCGATCGTCGGCAAGTGGCTCAAGAACTTCAAGATGACCGAGGACCAGCTCACCAGCCTTGAGGCGGAGATCAACAAGGCCGGCAAGGGCGCCCAGCAGGACGCCGTGCGCACCTGGCTGAAGAGCAACTCCAAGGTCGTCGACGAGCTGGCGCCGGTCGCGAGCTCCTCCTCAAGCACCCCCGCCGAGGCGAAGAAGGCCATCGACGTCGCCTGGTTCCCGTGGGACGAGGACGTCGCCGTCACGTACCTGTGGAAGAACGTCCTGGCCCGGCGCGGCTACACGCTGAACCTGAAGCAGATGGACGTCGGCCCGGTCTACACGGGCCTGGCCTCCGGCGACATCGACCTCAACTTCGACGCCTGGCTCCCGTACGCGCAGTCGAACTACTGGAACAAGCACAAGGACAACCTGAAGGACCTCGGCACCTGGTACGAGCCGACGTCCCTGGAGATCGCGGTGCCCTCCTACGTCAAGGACGTCAAGTCCCTGGAGGACCTCAAGGGCAAGGCCGACACGTTCGACGGCAGGATCATCGGGATCGAGCCGGGCACCGGCGAGATGAACCTCCTGAAGAAGGACGTGCTTCCGGGCTACGGGCTCGACAAGGAGTACAAGGTCGTCGACGGCTCCACGCCCGCGATGCTGGCCGAGCTGAAGCGCGCGTACGCCAAGAAGGAGCCCGTCGCCGTCACCCTGTGGTCGCCGCACTGGGCCTACAGCGAGTACAAGCTGACGAAGCTGTCGGACGAGAAGAAGCTGTTCGGTGAGGGCAACACGATCCGGACCATCTCCAACAAGAAGTTCCCCGACGAGTATCCGCAGCTCACCAAGTGGATCAAGAACTTCAAGATGACCGAGGACGAACTCGGCAGCCTGGAGGCCGAGATCAAGGACCGCGGCCAGGGACATGAGGAGGACGCCGTGGCCGCGTGGCTCAAGGAGCACCCGGACATGGTGGAACGCATGACTCCGTAG
- a CDS encoding quaternary amine ABC transporter ATP-binding protein has product MSSRLQAEQLYKVFGRRPGEAVERLRGGADREELRADGITAAVIDASFTVEPGEIFVVMGLSGSGKSTLLRMLNGLLEPTEGRVVFDGQDLTALNDREMREVRSRKVSMVFQHFALFPHRSVLENAAYGLEVQGVPRAERHERANKALILAGLAGWEKSWPDELSGGMQQRVGLARALATDADLLLMDESFSALDPLIRRDMQDQLIELQKKLKKTIVFITHDLNEAMRLGDRIAVMRDGRIVQIGTAEDILVRPANDYVASFTQDVDRSRVLTAASVMDTELRGDEADCGCETARPDSSFGELCAISARLTHPVAVVDKKGKLVGVVPRRRLVGFLGDEQGEPAPCDSPGGKTLGAVKTDA; this is encoded by the coding sequence GTGTCATCCAGGCTGCAGGCGGAACAGCTCTACAAAGTGTTCGGCAGACGACCCGGCGAGGCCGTCGAGCGACTGCGAGGGGGAGCCGACCGCGAGGAACTGCGCGCCGACGGCATCACGGCCGCGGTGATCGACGCCTCCTTCACGGTGGAACCCGGCGAGATCTTCGTCGTGATGGGACTCTCGGGATCCGGCAAGTCCACGCTGCTGCGCATGCTCAACGGGCTCCTGGAGCCGACCGAGGGACGCGTGGTCTTCGACGGTCAGGACCTGACCGCGCTGAACGACCGTGAGATGCGCGAGGTCCGCTCCCGCAAGGTGAGCATGGTCTTCCAGCACTTCGCGCTCTTCCCGCACCGCAGCGTCCTGGAGAACGCCGCGTACGGACTTGAGGTGCAGGGGGTGCCGCGCGCCGAACGCCACGAGCGCGCCAACAAGGCCCTGATCCTGGCGGGCCTCGCCGGCTGGGAGAAGTCCTGGCCCGACGAGCTGTCCGGCGGTATGCAGCAGCGTGTGGGCCTCGCCCGCGCGCTCGCCACCGACGCCGACCTGCTGCTGATGGACGAGTCGTTCAGCGCGCTCGACCCGCTGATCCGCCGCGACATGCAGGACCAGCTGATCGAACTACAGAAGAAACTCAAGAAAACCATCGTGTTCATCACCCACGACCTCAACGAGGCCATGCGCCTGGGCGACCGCATCGCCGTGATGCGGGACGGCCGGATCGTACAGATAGGCACCGCCGAGGACATCCTCGTGCGCCCCGCCAACGACTACGTGGCCTCCTTCACCCAGGACGTCGACCGCTCCCGGGTCCTCACCGCGGCCTCCGTCATGGACACGGAGCTGCGCGGCGACGAGGCGGACTGCGGCTGCGAGACCGCCCGGCCCGACTCGTCGTTCGGCGAGCTGTGCGCGATCAGCGCGCGGCTGACGCACCCCGTCGCCGTCGTCGACAAGAAGGGGAAGCTGGTCGGCGTCGTGCCACGGCGGCGGCTCGTCGGCTTCCTCGGTGACGAACAGGGGGAACCCGCGCCCTGCGACTCTCCCGGCGGCAAGACCCTCGGGGCGGTGAAGACCGATGCCTAG